A DNA window from Paenibacillus sp. HWE-109 contains the following coding sequences:
- a CDS encoding ABC transporter substrate-binding protein produces MKNMKKAFGSVFSIVCAVSLISGCSNGTTEGPTAAVSPAESSKSGAEASSPAKLAPVNLTIYRVGTPQPDEKAVVDAMNKITKEKINTTITLNTIDWGNFDDKMKVIISAGEDWDLTYTASWTNNFYNNVAKGAFLPLDDLLNKYGTHIKETIPAQFFDGARVNGKLYGITSYQIMATMKGFSIKKDLADKYKLDKTKIKSLRDLEPFLENVKQNEPGIVPTSSGASVSTEFLSRMDTGLMYDTVTGDTTNPLVINVKNNDFKIKNLYELPETIELAKMNREWYNKGYIRKDAATIKDYKAEQKTGKYGMFLAGAVKPGNEGDTKGWAGFDVTDVQLSPSYVSNTSLISSLSAINQNSKNPERAMMYLDLLFADKELYQLLCVGMEGKHYKKVDDRTIESLPNGGYNPGTDWELGSQFNMFLRPGQPRDVWEQTNKVNKEAIVSPLIGFVLNRDPIKTEMAQIDAIIKQYNSVTNSLLNFGSADPEKTMTEINDKLKKAGLDKVTAEAQKQLDEWRKVNKK; encoded by the coding sequence ATGAAAAACATGAAAAAAGCGTTTGGAAGCGTATTCTCAATCGTATGTGCAGTATCCTTAATTAGCGGATGTAGCAACGGAACAACGGAGGGGCCAACCGCTGCGGTTTCGCCAGCTGAGAGTTCGAAAAGCGGGGCAGAGGCGTCTAGTCCTGCTAAGCTGGCTCCTGTGAATCTAACCATCTACAGAGTCGGCACACCGCAACCGGATGAAAAAGCTGTTGTCGATGCCATGAACAAGATTACCAAAGAAAAAATCAATACGACAATCACATTGAACACCATTGATTGGGGCAACTTCGACGACAAGATGAAGGTGATTATTTCTGCAGGCGAGGATTGGGATTTAACGTATACGGCTTCATGGACAAATAATTTTTATAACAATGTTGCGAAGGGCGCTTTCCTGCCGTTAGACGATCTTCTTAATAAATATGGTACGCATATCAAGGAAACAATTCCAGCGCAATTTTTTGATGGGGCACGTGTGAATGGCAAACTATATGGCATAACAAGTTATCAGATTATGGCGACAATGAAAGGGTTTTCAATTAAAAAGGATTTAGCCGATAAGTACAAGCTGGATAAAACAAAGATCAAATCATTGCGTGATTTGGAACCATTTCTGGAAAATGTGAAGCAAAATGAGCCTGGCATTGTGCCTACGTCGAGCGGTGCATCGGTTTCCACAGAGTTTCTTTCAAGAATGGATACCGGACTCATGTATGACACCGTTACGGGCGATACGACCAATCCGCTAGTAATTAATGTGAAAAATAATGATTTTAAAATTAAGAACTTGTATGAACTTCCGGAAACGATAGAACTGGCCAAAATGAATCGAGAATGGTACAACAAAGGATATATTCGCAAAGACGCAGCTACGATTAAAGATTATAAAGCGGAACAAAAAACGGGGAAATATGGGATGTTCCTAGCGGGAGCGGTGAAGCCTGGCAATGAAGGCGATACAAAAGGATGGGCAGGATTTGATGTAACCGATGTTCAACTAAGTCCGTCTTACGTTTCCAATACGAGTTTAATTTCATCTCTGTCAGCGATTAACCAAAACTCCAAAAATCCTGAACGCGCGATGATGTATCTAGATCTATTGTTCGCTGATAAAGAATTATATCAGTTATTATGTGTAGGCATGGAAGGCAAGCATTACAAGAAAGTGGATGACAGAACGATTGAATCCTTGCCAAATGGCGGATATAATCCGGGGACGGACTGGGAACTGGGGAGTCAGTTTAATATGTTCCTTCGTCCAGGACAGCCTAGAGATGTGTGGGAGCAAACGAATAAAGTGAACAAAGAAGCGATTGTTTCCCCATTAATCGGCTTTGTTTTGAATCGTGATCCCATTAAAACGGAGATGGCCCAAATCGATGCGATTATTAAACAGTACAACAGCGTAACGAATTCGCTACTGAATTTTGGATCTGCCGATCCGGAGAAAACCATGACTGAAATTAACGATAAACTGAAGAAAGCAGGATTGGATAAAGTTACTGCGGAAGCTCAAAAACAACTGGACGAATGGCGCAAGGTAAATAAAAAGTAA
- a CDS encoding helix-turn-helix domain-containing protein: MSQIKLPRSMFIRMFTSFTLIFICILLALSYILYTNFQKIGVNFVSDANSKALSQISYSATYLNEASKTFAISLLTNNRVQSVMYNANNDYEDIQEALEDVSKLKNANQFVHSVYVFNGTSNQLYSTWLQSSNTKDSFFDQGLVSIIDQKKQVTRGKFYPVLRKIPVFVSADGKDIDSNQKMSVLTYIFYEYEDTADRVKGAIIVNVKVDYLKDLIQSLSSNGKNQGSTWILEENEQLILGNMEQLSAEEKAAVLKPIQESGKGKEAFFTTTIQGKKHLITYVTSDALNWKFIHIVPYSIIFHDMERLGWITLAFCLVILIPGIFIVFYVSKRLYSPIRGLVGKVSELHRSPSLVGNEDDIGYLSDIISKTIQQNELLMSDNKIAFFSQKKEFMRRLVGNSLDDNPADLQSRFDQFNIGLLADKRHFAVIFMIDRYEQFIRTYSAADQQLFRYAIGNAAEEIASRSTNNCAVDLGDEVVFILEASEESYEKQLRDISLIIAELQNWVQSNLKLSMTGVIGYSVKQLQDISISYQEAVQFSKYRFIFGQGSIISSDKLKHMKTDDFRPPLQLEKTFDELLVYGKYEEAIQAYEQIVAYLNHYSYDIVISYLYYLAFNIYKRIKEIELNGLATFNIQYSTFVRMISRMETIGEINAEFHVLIRQIAESMMDSKVNRNQQIVSKVIGIIESNYMDKSLCQDSIALLLNLSKYHLGKIFRNVHGKAIAEWLMDYRLSIAAELITRPNTNVAEILDLIGWENQNYFYKMFKTKYGVTTSEYKLRNTTSENKVYDNGYREDRR, from the coding sequence GTGAGCCAGATAAAACTGCCTCGGTCTATGTTTATTCGTATGTTTACTTCATTCACCCTTATATTTATCTGTATCTTACTGGCGCTTTCCTATATCTTATACACTAATTTCCAAAAAATTGGCGTGAACTTCGTTTCTGACGCTAATTCGAAGGCACTGTCGCAAATCAGCTACAGTGCAACATATTTGAATGAAGCTTCGAAGACATTTGCCATTTCTTTATTGACCAATAATCGGGTACAGTCGGTTATGTACAATGCAAATAATGATTATGAAGATATTCAAGAGGCATTGGAGGATGTTTCCAAGTTGAAAAACGCGAATCAATTCGTTCATTCCGTCTATGTTTTTAATGGAACGAGCAACCAATTGTATTCGACTTGGCTTCAATCCAGTAATACCAAGGATTCTTTTTTTGATCAAGGCTTAGTTTCTATCATTGATCAGAAGAAGCAGGTAACAAGAGGGAAGTTTTACCCTGTATTGAGAAAAATCCCTGTCTTTGTTTCGGCTGATGGAAAAGATATTGACAGCAATCAGAAGATGAGTGTCTTGACTTATATTTTCTATGAATATGAGGATACAGCAGATCGCGTAAAAGGCGCCATTATTGTTAACGTGAAAGTGGATTATTTGAAAGATTTAATTCAATCTCTCTCCTCTAACGGAAAAAATCAAGGAAGTACATGGATACTAGAAGAGAACGAACAACTGATTCTAGGCAACATGGAGCAATTATCGGCGGAGGAGAAAGCGGCTGTTCTCAAACCCATCCAAGAGAGCGGCAAAGGTAAGGAAGCTTTTTTTACAACAACAATTCAAGGAAAGAAACATTTGATCACTTATGTAACATCTGATGCTTTGAATTGGAAATTCATTCATATTGTTCCTTATTCGATTATTTTTCATGATATGGAGCGGCTTGGTTGGATTACGTTAGCCTTTTGTTTAGTGATTTTGATTCCAGGGATATTCATTGTATTTTATGTATCCAAACGTTTGTATTCTCCTATTCGCGGGTTGGTGGGTAAAGTTTCGGAGTTGCACCGTTCTCCGTCTTTGGTTGGAAATGAGGATGATATTGGCTACTTAAGCGATATCATTTCAAAAACCATTCAGCAGAACGAATTATTAATGAGTGACAATAAGATCGCGTTTTTTTCTCAAAAAAAGGAATTTATGCGAAGACTGGTCGGCAATTCTTTGGATGATAACCCTGCTGACCTACAATCCCGTTTTGATCAGTTTAACATCGGCCTGCTGGCTGATAAGCGCCATTTTGCCGTTATTTTTATGATTGACCGTTATGAGCAATTTATAAGAACTTACAGCGCTGCAGATCAACAACTCTTCCGTTATGCGATCGGGAATGCAGCGGAAGAAATAGCGTCGCGTTCCACGAATAATTGTGCGGTTGATTTGGGAGATGAAGTTGTCTTCATTCTGGAAGCTTCTGAAGAATCCTATGAGAAACAGCTTCGAGATATTAGTCTTATCATTGCGGAACTTCAAAACTGGGTCCAAAGCAATCTAAAACTTTCGATGACAGGCGTAATCGGGTATTCGGTTAAACAACTTCAGGATATATCTATTTCTTATCAAGAAGCCGTTCAGTTTAGCAAGTACAGGTTCATTTTCGGACAAGGATCGATCATCTCATCGGATAAGTTAAAACACATGAAAACGGACGACTTCCGGCCGCCGCTCCAGTTGGAAAAAACATTTGACGAACTTCTTGTTTATGGAAAATATGAGGAAGCGATTCAAGCCTATGAACAGATTGTCGCCTACTTGAATCATTATTCCTACGATATTGTCATTAGTTACTTATATTATTTGGCATTTAATATTTATAAGCGGATCAAAGAAATTGAATTGAATGGATTAGCAACGTTCAATATCCAATATAGTACTTTTGTTCGAATGATCAGTAGAATGGAAACGATTGGAGAGATCAACGCTGAGTTCCATGTGCTTATTCGTCAAATCGCCGAAAGTATGATGGATTCCAAGGTAAACCGAAATCAGCAGATTGTAAGTAAAGTCATTGGAATCATAGAATCCAATTATATGGATAAATCGTTATGTCAGGATAGTATTGCTTTATTATTGAACCTTTCCAAGTATCACTTGGGTAAAATATTTCGCAATGTTCACGGTAAAGCCATTGCTGAATGGTTGATGGATTATCGATTGAGTATCGCAGCAGAACTTATTACAAGGCCAAATACCAATGTGGCTGAGATTTTGGATTTAATTGGTTGGGAGAATCAAAATTATTTCTATAAAATGTTTAAGACGAAGTATGGGGTTACGACGTCAGAATACAAGTTGCGGAATACGACAAGTGAGAACAAGGTGTATGATAACGGATATAGAGAAGACCGCCGATGA
- a CDS encoding glycosyl hydrolase family 95 catalytic domain-containing protein produces MKKVKAGLISMLVSSLLVTSLVSVGTSNQAYANVGSTALPVQKTGNWDDLKINWTTPASGTDYTGTPVGNGYFGAKVSGGVATEILQLNDKTFHSGEPFNHTDPSRKVALDATRSLLAQADTATSVTYREEKLKQADTAAKGMWGSVQMSNFLPIGKIVLDVPNTAGYTNYNRELHLDKATVTTKYKVGSTTYTREVFASYADRVMVVRMTNDGGQPMSMTAKMTLPAEMNTHGTVSSSGNEIQMTGTAPYNEDANTWANGRGMTFDARLRARTTGGTVTATGGNLNISGASVIELLYADATSYKDPFTNPNPSQGGINPTPIVTGIMNAAFAKTYSQLLSAHQTDYRSLFRRLWTEVDGNTGVARANVITYQYARYVSICTSRANTFDRPHNQQGMWNYKWKPSSWGAHFFNENVEKMYALIETGNLAENGDPLWKYIKNLAVNGAKNAQADFGFDGWFVPHSSDVWAKSELSAGDNEWAIWPTGGMWLMFNVYDHYRFTQDKSFLQDTAFPLMKGSAEFALDLLVANKDGYLVTSPSTSPEAKYVLSDGTKIAVSQGSTIDMTVIRELFENVLEAGSILETDSPADVDLLNRIRTALPKLLPYQIGTGGQIKEWNNDYANVDPSHRHASHLIGVGFLDQITKRVTPNLFQAAKVSLTMRGSGGYHPDDSFMWARLNDGNKAASRATIYPTDSSVNEWQLKNAYYPELFVQSHTGEIELLPSLPSAWTSGEITGVKARGGYELSIKWANGQLVSAQIDSPTGTVPVIRYGNQLLNPFTDSRITFVRGNTQSAFNQIEAENYDSQSGVQLESASDKGTGYDLTSIDNNDYTVYNNVDFGSGAVSFYARVASNGPGGTIEIRLGSPTGALAGTCTVPSTSGWQVWQTVSCGVTGVTGVQNVYLVYKGTGGPLFHLNWFQFSQSAMVGGVYKLINTGSGNLAMDVKGNATANGTPVIVSPDNGAASEQWNVSDNGDGTFRLLGIQSGKALDVAGAYTVDNSYTIVWPYDGSPNKRWKFNANADGTYSIVGVQSNKPLDTLLSGTDYRVVIKTANGAASQKWRLVKLQ; encoded by the coding sequence ATGAAGAAAGTAAAAGCAGGTTTAATAAGCATGCTAGTAAGTTCTCTTCTTGTAACAAGCTTAGTTTCAGTAGGGACATCTAATCAAGCTTATGCAAATGTGGGAAGTACGGCACTGCCTGTCCAGAAAACAGGCAATTGGGATGATTTGAAAATCAATTGGACAACGCCTGCCAGCGGGACAGATTATACCGGAACGCCGGTCGGGAATGGTTACTTCGGCGCGAAAGTTTCAGGCGGTGTTGCGACTGAAATTCTGCAACTTAATGATAAAACGTTTCATTCCGGCGAACCTTTTAATCATACGGATCCAAGTCGTAAAGTAGCTCTGGACGCTACAAGAAGCTTGCTTGCTCAAGCGGATACTGCCACATCTGTCACCTATCGCGAAGAGAAATTAAAGCAAGCTGATACGGCAGCAAAAGGGATGTGGGGATCGGTGCAAATGTCCAACTTCCTGCCAATTGGCAAAATCGTCCTGGATGTGCCGAACACAGCAGGATATACGAATTACAATCGGGAGCTACATCTGGATAAAGCTACTGTGACAACCAAGTATAAAGTGGGAAGCACGACATATACGCGTGAGGTATTTGCCAGCTACGCTGATCGCGTTATGGTTGTTCGAATGACCAATGACGGCGGCCAGCCCATGAGTATGACGGCCAAGATGACACTGCCGGCGGAAATGAACACACACGGAACGGTTTCTTCATCGGGTAATGAAATCCAGATGACAGGAACAGCCCCTTACAACGAGGACGCAAACACGTGGGCAAACGGGAGAGGCATGACGTTCGATGCTCGTCTTCGTGCCAGAACGACGGGAGGAACGGTAACAGCAACCGGAGGGAATTTAAACATTTCAGGTGCTTCGGTCATTGAACTACTGTATGCCGACGCGACAAGTTACAAAGATCCGTTTACCAATCCGAATCCAAGCCAAGGCGGCATTAATCCCACTCCAATCGTAACGGGGATTATGAACGCGGCGTTTGCCAAAACCTATAGCCAGCTCCTAAGTGCCCACCAGACTGATTATCGGAGCTTGTTTCGTAGGTTATGGACAGAAGTTGACGGGAATACAGGCGTTGCCAGAGCTAATGTTATCACCTATCAGTATGCCCGTTACGTTTCCATTTGCACTTCCAGAGCAAATACATTCGACCGTCCGCACAACCAGCAGGGAATGTGGAATTACAAGTGGAAGCCAAGCTCGTGGGGAGCGCATTTTTTTAATGAAAATGTAGAGAAGATGTATGCATTGATAGAGACAGGGAATCTTGCTGAAAATGGCGATCCGCTCTGGAAGTATATTAAAAACTTGGCTGTAAACGGGGCGAAAAACGCGCAAGCTGATTTTGGCTTTGACGGGTGGTTTGTACCCCACTCATCCGATGTTTGGGCAAAATCAGAACTTAGTGCAGGGGACAATGAATGGGCAATTTGGCCTACGGGCGGCATGTGGCTCATGTTTAATGTGTATGACCATTATCGGTTCACACAGGACAAGTCCTTTCTTCAAGATACAGCTTTCCCTCTTATGAAGGGTTCCGCAGAATTTGCATTGGATTTACTTGTTGCAAATAAGGATGGCTATCTGGTTACATCGCCTTCTACTTCGCCCGAAGCGAAGTATGTATTGTCGGATGGAACAAAGATTGCTGTCAGTCAAGGTTCGACGATCGATATGACAGTCATTCGAGAGTTGTTTGAAAATGTCCTTGAAGCGGGGAGTATATTGGAAACAGATTCTCCTGCGGATGTTGATTTGTTGAATCGTATTCGAACGGCTTTGCCGAAGCTGCTTCCTTATCAAATTGGAACTGGCGGTCAAATTAAAGAGTGGAATAATGATTACGCGAACGTAGATCCAAGTCACCGTCATGCCTCCCATTTAATTGGCGTTGGTTTTCTTGACCAGATCACGAAGAGAGTTACTCCTAATTTATTTCAAGCAGCTAAAGTTTCGCTAACCATGCGCGGATCGGGTGGATATCACCCGGATGACTCGTTCATGTGGGCACGGCTTAACGATGGGAATAAAGCCGCTTCCCGAGCAACCATTTATCCAACAGATAGTTCGGTGAACGAATGGCAATTAAAAAACGCGTATTATCCAGAACTCTTTGTGCAAAGTCATACCGGAGAAATTGAACTTCTCCCTTCACTGCCCTCAGCTTGGACGAGTGGCGAAATTACAGGCGTGAAAGCGAGAGGCGGGTATGAGCTCAGCATCAAATGGGCAAACGGGCAGCTTGTATCCGCTCAAATCGATTCCCCGACTGGTACGGTACCTGTAATTCGGTACGGCAATCAGCTGTTGAATCCGTTTACCGATTCGCGAATTACGTTTGTTCGCGGAAATACACAATCCGCATTCAATCAAATTGAAGCAGAGAACTACGACAGCCAGTCAGGGGTCCAGCTTGAGAGCGCCTCAGATAAAGGTACGGGTTATGATCTCACATCAATTGATAATAACGACTATACGGTCTACAACAATGTTGATTTTGGAAGCGGTGCCGTATCATTCTACGCCAGAGTTGCGAGCAATGGACCTGGAGGGACCATCGAGATTCGCTTAGGGAGTCCGACAGGTGCGCTGGCAGGCACTTGTACAGTTCCGTCTACTTCAGGTTGGCAAGTTTGGCAAACAGTTAGTTGCGGAGTAACGGGTGTCACGGGCGTGCAGAACGTATACCTCGTTTACAAAGGAACTGGCGGTCCTCTTTTTCATCTGAACTGGTTCCAATTTAGCCAGTCTGCTATGGTTGGCGGCGTGTATAAACTCATTAATACGGGGAGCGGTAACCTTGCCATGGATGTGAAAGGAAATGCAACGGCGAATGGGACACCAGTCATTGTGTCACCAGATAATGGCGCTGCAAGCGAGCAATGGAATGTTAGCGACAATGGCGATGGCACGTTCAGGCTCCTTGGTATTCAAAGCGGCAAAGCGTTGGATGTAGCCGGAGCCTATACGGTTGATAACTCCTATACCATTGTATGGCCTTATGACGGCTCACCGAACAAAAGGTGGAAATTTAACGCTAATGCGGATGGCACCTACTCCATTGTTGGTGTCCAAAGCAACAAACCGTTAGATACGCTTCTAAGCGGCACAGATTATAGGGTGGTTATTAAGACAGCGAACGGTGCGGCAAGTCAGAAGTGGAGACTGGTCAAATTGCAGTAA
- a CDS encoding RICIN domain-containing protein, whose product MGEIRKSTQLGAGIAASLLCALVSPLFGTEGKASAATAGIISGETYTIMAKHSGFAVGVSGANNTLEGSSVIRGSDASMDEAKWEITNLDGNYYKVINKNSGKALSVKDASSANQAGIVQNAYTSGSVANDEWLLTDEGAGYYRLINRKSGKALNIPGASQKAGTALNQLEIEPSDTQKFMIKQVPAPTYKFVVVHSGMAMDVAGSSWSDGARVIQYPYVGSPNQLWNVVKLDGGYVKIMNRSSGKTLAVEGGSTSNGAQIIQKSYTAGDTADDEWQLADLGGGHYQVLNRNSGKEIRIPGASTTSATQFIQSTVDDGDHSKLQVILVPNGETGIILPNFFTTDMVLQQGKNHVIWGKGIAGTTLTVKLTNGTSLSQKNTVVDANGNWMTSLPPLPAGGPYTLTIQSRGYGKTIADVYVGDVFVLAGQSNMEWSYADSLFKSYIPPLPTNPMIKHFQLAQIDASETRFNVPFRDSSSSWLTLSENNNKNFSQVGLFFAEQMLQANPNVPIGLISTAWGGTEITRWIRSAPENNTPNYKANNGTIYNNHIAPITKYNIAGVLWYQGESDYQQEREVMYKEAFPTLIDDWRNQWGQADLPFFYTQLARHSRADFMAVREAQRLTLKSVTNPSKIGMVVTLDTDQGIATDVHPPGKDMIGKRLSLMAKNMILGQSSAVFTGPLFKNVTINGNKMIVEFEANSLGGGLMVKDVYGQASSGALREFEIAGSDGIFTSATAVINLSNNTVEVTSASVPSPVYVRYAYSRVPQNPNLFNQAGLPASPFTTKH is encoded by the coding sequence ATGGGAGAAATCAGGAAAAGCACGCAGTTGGGAGCCGGCATTGCGGCAAGCTTGTTGTGTGCGTTGGTTTCACCACTATTCGGAACGGAGGGAAAAGCGAGCGCAGCCACGGCTGGCATTATCTCTGGAGAGACCTACACGATTATGGCCAAACATAGCGGCTTTGCTGTAGGCGTATCAGGGGCAAACAATACCTTGGAAGGCTCTTCGGTAATTCGAGGATCGGATGCCAGCATGGACGAAGCAAAATGGGAAATCACGAATCTCGATGGCAATTACTATAAAGTTATCAACAAGAACAGCGGCAAAGCCTTAAGTGTTAAAGACGCTTCATCTGCGAATCAAGCCGGCATTGTTCAAAATGCGTACACATCCGGGAGTGTGGCAAATGATGAGTGGTTGCTAACGGACGAAGGAGCGGGATATTATCGGCTGATTAACCGAAAAAGCGGTAAAGCGCTTAATATTCCAGGGGCGAGTCAAAAAGCTGGGACTGCGCTTAATCAATTGGAGATTGAACCTAGCGATACGCAGAAATTTATGATCAAACAAGTGCCTGCTCCGACTTATAAATTTGTTGTCGTCCATTCAGGAATGGCGATGGATGTGGCGGGAAGCAGTTGGAGCGATGGCGCGCGGGTTATTCAATATCCTTATGTAGGCTCGCCCAATCAGCTATGGAACGTAGTTAAATTAGACGGAGGATATGTCAAGATTATGAACCGAAGCAGCGGTAAAACGCTTGCCGTTGAAGGCGGTTCTACGTCCAATGGAGCCCAAATTATCCAGAAGTCTTACACGGCGGGGGATACGGCTGATGATGAATGGCAGTTGGCTGACCTAGGCGGCGGGCATTATCAGGTCTTGAACCGCAATAGCGGCAAGGAGATCCGTATACCCGGCGCATCGACAACGAGTGCAACCCAATTTATTCAGTCTACCGTAGATGACGGAGATCACTCCAAACTTCAAGTCATCTTGGTTCCGAATGGCGAAACAGGGATCATACTGCCTAATTTCTTCACGACTGATATGGTGCTGCAACAGGGCAAAAACCATGTGATTTGGGGAAAAGGAATTGCTGGGACAACACTTACCGTTAAATTGACAAATGGAACTTCTCTATCACAAAAGAACACAGTGGTTGACGCTAACGGAAATTGGATGACTTCATTACCCCCGCTGCCTGCAGGAGGGCCATACACGCTTACAATTCAAAGCCGCGGCTATGGGAAGACGATTGCCGACGTATATGTGGGCGATGTATTCGTGCTTGCAGGGCAGTCCAACATGGAGTGGAGTTATGCCGATTCCCTGTTTAAGTCATACATCCCTCCCCTTCCGACAAACCCAATGATTAAACACTTCCAGCTAGCTCAAATTGATGCCAGCGAAACTCGTTTCAATGTGCCGTTTAGAGACAGCAGCAGTTCGTGGTTAACCTTATCGGAGAATAATAACAAGAACTTTTCTCAGGTCGGCCTATTTTTTGCCGAACAAATGCTGCAAGCAAACCCGAATGTCCCCATCGGGCTTATATCCACTGCCTGGGGTGGCACCGAAATAACGCGCTGGATTCGCAGCGCGCCGGAGAACAACACGCCGAATTACAAGGCAAATAACGGAACCATTTATAATAACCATATAGCCCCGATAACCAAGTATAATATTGCCGGGGTGTTGTGGTATCAAGGGGAGAGTGACTACCAGCAAGAGCGAGAAGTCATGTACAAGGAAGCCTTCCCTACGTTAATCGATGATTGGCGGAACCAATGGGGCCAAGCGGACCTGCCCTTCTTCTACACGCAGTTGGCACGTCATAGCAGAGCGGATTTCATGGCTGTGCGTGAAGCTCAACGTCTTACGTTGAAGAGTGTAACGAATCCGTCTAAAATCGGCATGGTCGTTACATTGGATACCGATCAAGGTATAGCTACCGACGTTCATCCGCCCGGCAAAGATATGATCGGCAAGCGGCTGTCTTTAATGGCAAAGAATATGATTCTAGGTCAGTCCTCGGCCGTGTTCACAGGCCCGTTATTCAAGAACGTAACCATAAACGGCAACAAAATGATCGTTGAATTTGAAGCAAACTCACTCGGCGGCGGCCTCATGGTCAAGGACGTATATGGACAAGCGAGCAGCGGCGCGCTGCGAGAATTCGAGATTGCGGGTTCGGATGGGATCTTTACATCGGCCACAGCGGTAATCAATCTTTCAAACAACACCGTCGAAGTAACATCCGCTTCCGTTCCATCCCCGGTGTATGTGCGTTATGCGTACAGTAGAGTACCTCAGAATCCTAACCTGTTCAATCAGGCGGGACTTCCGGCCAGTCCGTTTACAACGAAGCATTAA